In Actinoplanes derwentensis, the following proteins share a genomic window:
- a CDS encoding DUF58 domain-containing protein, with amino-acid sequence MTARGFGLILATIVLVGAGFRYGYPDLALLGAAAGIAVLAALVFAFWRPRLGVTRIADPDRVARGEPAHVTLTISNTSRVRAATLIATDRCGTATVDVPLLRLRAGNDTVESYPVPTHRRGLVPIGPLHVTRRDPLGLITLARGYGETTVVRVYPRVHPLRALPAGLTRSLDGSVDKVPQGTITFDTLREYVPGDEIRRIHWRSSAKVGELMVREQLDTAEPTIVVLLDDRASAHHGDSFEDACEAAASIVVAAVREDLPVSLHLVTTRISGPHLDVLTEAALGDGDLDATLRQLRAQRLGDTLIFLTGPGGRADLGAVSGLRSAYPVALAGILGDRDSSPSAPTDRLLVIEAVDGAEFAAAWDGTRGW; translated from the coding sequence GTGACAGCCCGTGGGTTCGGCCTGATCCTGGCCACGATCGTGCTGGTCGGAGCCGGATTCCGGTACGGGTATCCGGACCTGGCACTACTCGGGGCCGCCGCCGGGATCGCGGTGCTGGCGGCGCTGGTGTTCGCGTTCTGGCGGCCCCGTCTCGGTGTCACCCGGATCGCCGACCCGGACCGGGTGGCCCGCGGCGAACCCGCCCACGTCACCCTGACGATCAGTAACACCAGCCGGGTCCGGGCGGCCACGCTCATCGCCACCGACCGGTGCGGCACGGCGACCGTCGACGTGCCGTTGCTGCGCCTGCGGGCCGGTAACGACACCGTGGAGAGCTATCCGGTGCCGACCCACCGCCGAGGCCTGGTGCCGATCGGGCCGCTGCACGTCACCCGCCGTGACCCGCTCGGGCTGATCACGCTGGCCCGAGGTTACGGCGAGACCACTGTCGTCCGGGTCTACCCCCGGGTTCACCCGCTTCGCGCGCTTCCCGCCGGGCTCACCCGCAGCCTGGACGGCAGCGTCGACAAGGTCCCGCAGGGCACGATCACGTTCGACACCCTGCGGGAGTACGTGCCCGGCGACGAGATCCGGCGCATCCACTGGCGCAGCAGTGCCAAAGTCGGCGAGCTGATGGTCCGGGAACAGCTCGACACCGCCGAACCGACGATCGTGGTACTCCTCGACGACCGCGCCTCGGCACACCACGGCGACAGTTTCGAGGACGCCTGCGAGGCGGCCGCCTCGATCGTCGTCGCGGCCGTGCGCGAGGACTTGCCGGTCAGCCTGCACCTGGTCACCACCAGGATCAGCGGCCCGCACCTGGACGTGCTCACCGAAGCCGCCCTCGGCGACGGGGATCTCGACGCCACCCTGCGGCAACTGCGGGCCCAACGACTCGGGGACACTTTGATCTTCCTGACCGGACCGGGTGGGCGGGCGGATCTGGGCGCGGTCAGTGGGCTTCGGTCGGCGTACCCGGTCGCGCTCGCCGGAATCCTCGGCGACCGCGACTCGTCGCCCTCCGCACCCA